One window of Quercus robur chromosome 5, dhQueRobu3.1, whole genome shotgun sequence genomic DNA carries:
- the LOC126726184 gene encoding uncharacterized protein LOC126726184 isoform X2 encodes MASAPLIHARCAYSPRFGSCNRSNYCTPSSTTSSSSSYSSSSSSSSSSSSSSSSSSSFNHGHGLSFSSGTSNSWRHQGLKAQAMGTTTQRGNVASTKHIVNGKNEPDHLLVLVHGIMASPSDWLYVEAELKKRLGRNFLIYASSSNTFTKTFSGIDGAGKRLADEVMQVVQKTESLKRISFLAHSLGGLFARYAISVLYTPHGSSSGKPDDPSSSNVEISQAECSSRRGMIAGLEPINFITLATPHLGVRGRKQLPFLFGLPILEKLALPLAPIIVGQTGSQLFLTDGKPEKPPLLLRMASDCEDGKFISALGTFRCRILYANVSYDHMVGWRTSSIRRESELSKNPPRRSLDGYKHVVDVEYCPAVPSDGPQFPPEAAKAKEAAQNAPSMQNTVDYHEIVEVC; translated from the exons ATGGCTTCGGCGCCTCTGATTCACGCGCGCTGTGCTTATTCTCCAAGATTTGGTAGTTGTAACCGCAGTAACTACTGTACCCCATCCTCAACGACCTCTTCTTCCTCGTCCTATTCCTcctcatcttcctcttcttcttcttcttcttcttcttcttcttcgtcttcgtcCTTCAATCATGGCCATGGATTGAGCTTCTCTTCTG GCACAAGTAATAGTTGGAGACATCAAGGCCTTAAAGCTCAAGCTATGGGTACCACCACCCAGCGGGGAAATGTTGCATCAACCAAGCACATTGTGAATGGGAAAAATGAACCCGATCATCTTCTTGTCCTAGTTCATGGCATCATGGCTAG CCCAAGTGACTGGTTATATGTAGAAGCAGAGTTAAAGAAGCGTCTTGGAAGAAACTTCTTAATTTATG CGAGTTCATCTAACAcctttaccaaaaccttttctggGATTGATGGAGCTGGAAAGCGATTAGCAGATGAA GTTATGCAAGTTGTGCAAAAGACAGAGAGCCTGAAAAGGATCTCATTTTTGGCCCATTCTCTTGGTGGTTTGTTTGCAAGATATGCTATTTCTGTTCTTTATACACCACATGGCTCAAGTAGTGGCAAACCTGATGATCCCAGCAGTTCTAATGTGGAAATTTCACAAGCAGAATGCTCTTCAAGACGAGGTATGATTGCTGGATTGGAGCCAATCAATTTTATTACCTTGGCAACTCCACATCTTGGGGTGAGAGGAAGAAAGCAG CTCCCATTCCTCTTTGGGCTTCCAATATTAGAGAAACTGGCTCTACCACTAGCTCCTATAATTGTTGGCCAAACCGGTAGTCAGCTGTTCCTCACTGATGGTAAACCCGAGAAACCACCTCTTCTATTAAGAATGGCCTCTGATTGTGAAGATGGAAAATTTAT ATCAGCCCTTGGCACTTTTAGGTGTCGCATCCTATATGCTAATGTATCTTATGATC ATATGGTTGGTTGGCGCACATCTTCTATAAGGAGGGAGTCAGAACTTTCTAAG AATCCCCCTCGAAGATCTTTGGATGGTTACAAGCATGTTGTAGATGTTGAGTATTGTCCCGCAGTTCCCTCCGATGGCCCCCAATTTCCTCCAGAAGCAGCCAAAGCAAAGGAAGCAGCACAAAACGCACCCAGCATGCAAAACACAGTCGATTATCATGAAATTGTGGAAG TTTGTTAA
- the LOC126726183 gene encoding heavy metal-associated isoprenylated plant protein 28-like: MSIIEMIVHMDCAGCESKIKKALNKLDGVDEVDIDMSLQKVTVMGWVDQEKALKRVRKTGRRAELWPYPYNPQHQNFIQHNYQPQQQQYHHKSQSVNYYSIPSFSSYKNRKNGYDAQDYGHYQVVPYNYSTVVYDSQASAMFSDENPHACVIM; encoded by the exons ATGTCG ATAATAGAGATGATAGTTCACATGGATTGTGCTGGTTGTGAAAGCAAGATAAAGAAAGCTCTTAACAAACTAGATG GAGTTGATGAAGTTGATATAGACATGTCCTTGCAAAAGGTGACTGTCATGGGATGGGTAGATCAAGAGAAAGCTCTGAAGAGAGTGAGAAAAACGGGTCGGAGGGCTGAGCTGTGGCCATATCCTTATAACCCACAACATCAAAACTTTATCCAACATAATTACCAGCCGCAGCAGCAGCAGTACCATCATAAGAGCCAATCAGTAAACTATTATTCAATTCCGTCTTTTTCTTCCTACAAAAACCGCAAAAATGGCTATGATGCCCAAGACTATGGTCATTATCAAGTAGTGCCTTACAATTATTCTACAGTCGTCTATGATTCGCAGGCAAGCGCCATGTTCAGTGACGAAAATCCTCACGCTTGTGTTATAATGTAA
- the LOC126726184 gene encoding uncharacterized protein LOC126726184 isoform X1 encodes MASAPLIHARCAYSPRFGSCNRSNYCTPSSTTSSSSSYSSSSSSSSSSSSSSSSSSSFNHGHGLSFSSGTSNSWRHQGLKAQAMGTTTQRGNVASTKHIVNGKNEPDHLLVLVHGIMASPSDWLYVEAELKKRLGRNFLIYASSSNTFTKTFSGIDGAGKRLADEVMQVVQKTESLKRISFLAHSLGGLFARYAISVLYTPHGSSSGKPDDPSSSNVEISQAECSSRRGMIAGLEPINFITLATPHLGVRGRKQLPFLFGLPILEKLALPLAPIIVGQTGSQLFLTDGKPEKPPLLLRMASDCEDGKFISALGTFRCRILYANVSYDHMVGWRTSSIRRESELSKNPPRRSLDGYKHVVDVEYCPAVPSDGPQFPPEAAKAKEAAQNAPSMQNTVDYHEIVEEEMIRGLQQLGWKKVDVSFHSAFWPFFAHNNIHVKNEWLHNAGAGVVAHVADSLKQQESSSVIAASL; translated from the exons ATGGCTTCGGCGCCTCTGATTCACGCGCGCTGTGCTTATTCTCCAAGATTTGGTAGTTGTAACCGCAGTAACTACTGTACCCCATCCTCAACGACCTCTTCTTCCTCGTCCTATTCCTcctcatcttcctcttcttcttcttcttcttcttcttcttcttcgtcttcgtcCTTCAATCATGGCCATGGATTGAGCTTCTCTTCTG GCACAAGTAATAGTTGGAGACATCAAGGCCTTAAAGCTCAAGCTATGGGTACCACCACCCAGCGGGGAAATGTTGCATCAACCAAGCACATTGTGAATGGGAAAAATGAACCCGATCATCTTCTTGTCCTAGTTCATGGCATCATGGCTAG CCCAAGTGACTGGTTATATGTAGAAGCAGAGTTAAAGAAGCGTCTTGGAAGAAACTTCTTAATTTATG CGAGTTCATCTAACAcctttaccaaaaccttttctggGATTGATGGAGCTGGAAAGCGATTAGCAGATGAA GTTATGCAAGTTGTGCAAAAGACAGAGAGCCTGAAAAGGATCTCATTTTTGGCCCATTCTCTTGGTGGTTTGTTTGCAAGATATGCTATTTCTGTTCTTTATACACCACATGGCTCAAGTAGTGGCAAACCTGATGATCCCAGCAGTTCTAATGTGGAAATTTCACAAGCAGAATGCTCTTCAAGACGAGGTATGATTGCTGGATTGGAGCCAATCAATTTTATTACCTTGGCAACTCCACATCTTGGGGTGAGAGGAAGAAAGCAG CTCCCATTCCTCTTTGGGCTTCCAATATTAGAGAAACTGGCTCTACCACTAGCTCCTATAATTGTTGGCCAAACCGGTAGTCAGCTGTTCCTCACTGATGGTAAACCCGAGAAACCACCTCTTCTATTAAGAATGGCCTCTGATTGTGAAGATGGAAAATTTAT ATCAGCCCTTGGCACTTTTAGGTGTCGCATCCTATATGCTAATGTATCTTATGATC ATATGGTTGGTTGGCGCACATCTTCTATAAGGAGGGAGTCAGAACTTTCTAAG AATCCCCCTCGAAGATCTTTGGATGGTTACAAGCATGTTGTAGATGTTGAGTATTGTCCCGCAGTTCCCTCCGATGGCCCCCAATTTCCTCCAGAAGCAGCCAAAGCAAAGGAAGCAGCACAAAACGCACCCAGCATGCAAAACACAGTCGATTATCATGAAATTGTGGAAG AGGAAATGATACGCGGATTACAGCAATTAGGATGGAAAAAGGTCGATGTCAGCTTTCATTCTGCATTCTGGCCCTTCTTCGCCCATAACAACATTCAT GTGAAAAATGAGTGGCTACACAATGCTGGTGCTGGAGTGGTTGCTCATGTTGCAGACAGCCTAAAACAACAAGAATCTTCCTCAGTCATTGCAGCCAGCCTGTAG
- the LOC126726184 gene encoding putative lipase YDL109C isoform X3, protein MGTTTQRGNVASTKHIVNGKNEPDHLLVLVHGIMASPSDWLYVEAELKKRLGRNFLIYASSSNTFTKTFSGIDGAGKRLADEVMQVVQKTESLKRISFLAHSLGGLFARYAISVLYTPHGSSSGKPDDPSSSNVEISQAECSSRRGMIAGLEPINFITLATPHLGVRGRKQLPFLFGLPILEKLALPLAPIIVGQTGSQLFLTDGKPEKPPLLLRMASDCEDGKFISALGTFRCRILYANVSYDHMVGWRTSSIRRESELSKNPPRRSLDGYKHVVDVEYCPAVPSDGPQFPPEAAKAKEAAQNAPSMQNTVDYHEIVEEEMIRGLQQLGWKKVDVSFHSAFWPFFAHNNIHVKNEWLHNAGAGVVAHVADSLKQQESSSVIAASL, encoded by the exons ATGGGTACCACCACCCAGCGGGGAAATGTTGCATCAACCAAGCACATTGTGAATGGGAAAAATGAACCCGATCATCTTCTTGTCCTAGTTCATGGCATCATGGCTAG CCCAAGTGACTGGTTATATGTAGAAGCAGAGTTAAAGAAGCGTCTTGGAAGAAACTTCTTAATTTATG CGAGTTCATCTAACAcctttaccaaaaccttttctggGATTGATGGAGCTGGAAAGCGATTAGCAGATGAA GTTATGCAAGTTGTGCAAAAGACAGAGAGCCTGAAAAGGATCTCATTTTTGGCCCATTCTCTTGGTGGTTTGTTTGCAAGATATGCTATTTCTGTTCTTTATACACCACATGGCTCAAGTAGTGGCAAACCTGATGATCCCAGCAGTTCTAATGTGGAAATTTCACAAGCAGAATGCTCTTCAAGACGAGGTATGATTGCTGGATTGGAGCCAATCAATTTTATTACCTTGGCAACTCCACATCTTGGGGTGAGAGGAAGAAAGCAG CTCCCATTCCTCTTTGGGCTTCCAATATTAGAGAAACTGGCTCTACCACTAGCTCCTATAATTGTTGGCCAAACCGGTAGTCAGCTGTTCCTCACTGATGGTAAACCCGAGAAACCACCTCTTCTATTAAGAATGGCCTCTGATTGTGAAGATGGAAAATTTAT ATCAGCCCTTGGCACTTTTAGGTGTCGCATCCTATATGCTAATGTATCTTATGATC ATATGGTTGGTTGGCGCACATCTTCTATAAGGAGGGAGTCAGAACTTTCTAAG AATCCCCCTCGAAGATCTTTGGATGGTTACAAGCATGTTGTAGATGTTGAGTATTGTCCCGCAGTTCCCTCCGATGGCCCCCAATTTCCTCCAGAAGCAGCCAAAGCAAAGGAAGCAGCACAAAACGCACCCAGCATGCAAAACACAGTCGATTATCATGAAATTGTGGAAG AGGAAATGATACGCGGATTACAGCAATTAGGATGGAAAAAGGTCGATGTCAGCTTTCATTCTGCATTCTGGCCCTTCTTCGCCCATAACAACATTCAT GTGAAAAATGAGTGGCTACACAATGCTGGTGCTGGAGTGGTTGCTCATGTTGCAGACAGCCTAAAACAACAAGAATCTTCCTCAGTCATTGCAGCCAGCCTGTAG